A genomic window from Lasioglossum baleicum chromosome 7, iyLasBale1, whole genome shotgun sequence includes:
- the Coq7 gene encoding ubiquinone biosynthesis protein COQ7, mitochondrial: protein MLRLRQLGVRYSSSSTSAASCTTKSDKLLDSIIRVDHAGELGADRIYAGQMAVLGKTAVGPTIQHMWDQEKRHRAKFEELIRKYRVRPTVLTPVWNIAGFALGAGTALMGEKAAMACTVAVETVITDHYNNQLRALMETGETVDEELLETIKKFRDEEQEHHDTGIDHGAEQAPFYEALTNVIKFGCKTAISISKVI from the exons ATGTTGCGCCTAAGGCAGCTTGGAGTTCgctacagcagcagcagcacgtCTGCAGCGTCGTGTACGACAAAGTCAGACAAACTATTAGATTCGATTATAAGAGTAGATCATGCTGGAGAATTAGGAGCGGATAGAATATACGCCGGGCAGATGGCCGTTCTAG GTAAGACCGCGGTTGGTCCAACGATTCAACACATGTGGGACCAAGAAAAACGGCATCGGGCGAAGTTCGAAGAGTTAATTAGAAAGTACCGCGTGAGACCGACTGTTCTGACGCCGGTTTGGAACATAGCTGGGTTCGCTTTGGGTGCTGGAACGGCGCTCATGGGGGAAAAAGCGGCCATGGCCTGCACCGTGGCTGTCGAAACAGTGATCACGGACCATTACAACAACCAGTTGCGCGCTTTAATGGAAACCGGTGAAACCGTCGACGAAGAACTGCTAGAGACCATCAAAAAGTTCAGGGACGAGGAGCAAGAACATCACGACACGGGTATAGACCACGGTGCTGAACAGGCGCCGTTCTACGAGGCTCTAACCAACGTGATCAAGTTTGGCTGCAAGACGGCCATATCGATATCTAAAGTGATATAG
- the Shf gene encoding WNT inhibitory factor 1 isoform X4: MEIFAITEGRVLSYLLDPEFESKLPIIPSEVTYVNFTWKSGVKKYYYNFYRLKSFDESILKTPSITIKTQGRVPKRPKEFSVMLPCSGNNSGIAQLGIGLMIETRKGKPLNGTPLRLNLRKECTVRGECVNRAHDHHLSTHTYKPNPGPCPDGYLGPPHCKKALCYPNCMNGGNCTAPGICSCPPGFQGPYCEGGICTEKCLNGGKCVQKDTCECPKGYFGLRCEFSKCVIPCLNGGKCKGNNVCRCPAGFKGDHCEIGRRSPQRSACTRACRNGTCQPDNTCLCEHGWYGKLCNKNKPWA, from the exons ATGGAAATATTCGCGATCACCGAGGGCAGGGTGTTATCGTACCTTCTGGATCCTGAATTCGAGAGCAAATTGCCGATCATCCCGAGCGAGGTAACGTATGTGAACTTCACATGGAAATCCGGCGTGAAAAAGTATTACTACAATTTCTATCGGCTGAAATCGTTCGACGAGTCGATCCTGAAAACGCCGTCGATCACGATCAAAACGCAAGGAAGAGTCCCGAAGAGACCGAAGG AATTCAGCGTGATGTTGCCATGTTCCGGTAATAACTCGGGCATAGCGCAATTGGGCATCGGTCTGATGATCGAGACACGCAAGGGGAAACCTTTAAACGGGACACCCCTTCGTCTGAACCTGAGGAAAGAATGCACCGTGCGCGGTGAGTGCGTCAATCGCGCCCACGATCACCATCTCTCCACTCACACATACA AACCGAATCCGGGACCCTGTCCAGACGGTTATCTGGGACCACCCCATTGCAAGAAGGCGCTGTGTTACCCTAATTGCATGAACGGCGGTAATTGTACGGCTCCTGGCATCTGCTCCTGTCCTCCGGGTTTCCAGGGACCGTATTGCGAAGGAG GTATCTGCACGGAGAAGTGTTTAAACGGTGGGAAATGTGTACAGAAAGACACCTGTGAATGTCCTAAAGGATATTTTGGGTTACGGTGCGAATTCT CTAAATGCGTAATACCCTGTTTGAATGGAGGAAAATGCAAAGGCAACAATGTCTGCAGATGTCCCGCAGGTTTCAAAGGGGATCATTGCGAAATTGGTAGAAGATCTCCGCAGCGTTCAGCTTGCACAAGAGCTTGTAGAAACGGGACATGTCAACCAGACAATACGTGTCTTTGCGAACATGGATGGTATGGAAAattgtgtaataaaaataagccATGGGCTTGA
- the Shf gene encoding WNT inhibitory factor 1 isoform X3 — protein MSRLEMEIFAITEGRVLSYLLDPEFESKLPIIPSEVTYVNFTWKSGVKKYYYNFYRLKSFDESILKTPSITIKTQGRVPKRPKEFSVMLPCSGNNSGIAQLGIGLMIETRKGKPLNGTPLRLNLRKECTVRGECVNRAHDHHLSTHTYKPNPGPCPDGYLGPPHCKKALCYPNCMNGGNCTAPGICSCPPGFQGPYCEGGICTEKCLNGGKCVQKDTCECPKGYFGLRCEFSKCVIPCLNGGKCKGNNVCRCPAGFKGDHCEIGRRSPQRSACTRACRNGTCQPDNTCLCEHGWYGKLCNKNKPWA, from the exons GTCTCGAAATGGAAATATTCGCGATCACCGAGGGCAGGGTGTTATCGTACCTTCTGGATCCTGAATTCGAGAGCAAATTGCCGATCATCCCGAGCGAGGTAACGTATGTGAACTTCACATGGAAATCCGGCGTGAAAAAGTATTACTACAATTTCTATCGGCTGAAATCGTTCGACGAGTCGATCCTGAAAACGCCGTCGATCACGATCAAAACGCAAGGAAGAGTCCCGAAGAGACCGAAGG AATTCAGCGTGATGTTGCCATGTTCCGGTAATAACTCGGGCATAGCGCAATTGGGCATCGGTCTGATGATCGAGACACGCAAGGGGAAACCTTTAAACGGGACACCCCTTCGTCTGAACCTGAGGAAAGAATGCACCGTGCGCGGTGAGTGCGTCAATCGCGCCCACGATCACCATCTCTCCACTCACACATACA AACCGAATCCGGGACCCTGTCCAGACGGTTATCTGGGACCACCCCATTGCAAGAAGGCGCTGTGTTACCCTAATTGCATGAACGGCGGTAATTGTACGGCTCCTGGCATCTGCTCCTGTCCTCCGGGTTTCCAGGGACCGTATTGCGAAGGAG GTATCTGCACGGAGAAGTGTTTAAACGGTGGGAAATGTGTACAGAAAGACACCTGTGAATGTCCTAAAGGATATTTTGGGTTACGGTGCGAATTCT CTAAATGCGTAATACCCTGTTTGAATGGAGGAAAATGCAAAGGCAACAATGTCTGCAGATGTCCCGCAGGTTTCAAAGGGGATCATTGCGAAATTGGTAGAAGATCTCCGCAGCGTTCAGCTTGCACAAGAGCTTGTAGAAACGGGACATGTCAACCAGACAATACGTGTCTTTGCGAACATGGATGGTATGGAAAattgtgtaataaaaataagccATGGGCTTGA